From Nocardioides daedukensis, the proteins below share one genomic window:
- a CDS encoding methyltransferase: protein MSASERRGAARTSVVWESLREVFGASSDVLDIGGGTGGFAVRVAELGHQVRVIDPSPDALAALGRRAQEFNVADRVAGQQGDLSTLLDVAGPDSADVVLCHGVLEIVDDPAAALATIAEVLRPGGTLSLLVNQRHAAVVARAIAGHFGQARAILDGESVGRAGHRFTSEELTGHLEQAGFTIGSVHGIRVFSDLVPGSLLDLEPGSTQALLELERAVATRPEYLSLATQVHVLATH from the coding sequence ATGTCTGCCAGTGAACGCAGGGGAGCGGCCAGGACCTCAGTCGTGTGGGAGTCGCTGCGCGAGGTGTTCGGCGCCTCCAGCGACGTTCTCGACATCGGGGGTGGCACCGGCGGCTTCGCTGTCCGGGTGGCCGAGCTCGGCCACCAGGTCCGGGTCATCGACCCCAGCCCCGACGCACTGGCCGCGCTCGGTCGACGTGCCCAGGAATTCAACGTCGCCGACCGGGTGGCTGGCCAGCAGGGCGACCTCTCGACCCTCCTCGACGTCGCCGGTCCGGACAGCGCCGACGTGGTGCTGTGCCACGGAGTGCTCGAGATCGTCGACGACCCGGCGGCTGCACTGGCCACCATCGCCGAGGTGCTCCGCCCCGGCGGCACCCTCAGCCTCCTGGTCAACCAGCGCCACGCGGCCGTGGTGGCCCGTGCCATCGCCGGCCACTTCGGCCAGGCCCGGGCGATCCTCGACGGTGAGTCCGTCGGTCGTGCCGGACACCGGTTCACCAGCGAAGAGCTCACCGGGCACCTCGAGCAGGCCGGGTTCACGATCGGCTCGGTGCACGGCATCCGGGTCTTCTCCGACCTCGTCCCCGGCTCACTGCTCGACCTCGAGCCGGGTTCGACCCAGGCCCTGCTCGAGCTCGAGCGCGCCGTGGCGACCCGGCCGGAATATCTCTCCCTGGCCACCCAGGTGCACGTGCTCGCCACGCACTGA